The following proteins are encoded in a genomic region of Hypanus sabinus isolate sHypSab1 chromosome 19, sHypSab1.hap1, whole genome shotgun sequence:
- the LOC132378003 gene encoding PAK4-inhibitor inka2-like, which yields MQDVKLDDFICHLRKEMISMKEAGACLRDQMQCMMQALQDLKQIHNISSLSLKEEEHQRQLPPTRGRTSQSFTSDISESDTYDSACCLASPRSEEEGSSTVFASHSSERSLEFDSGYSEASGPTLTKAARVGSSPCLRENRIPPVGILRNKIGLGPNKKIRPKSTSDVYSEQACWKIFDYADPNDWTVNLLSQSRNRQPLVLGDNCFADLVENWMDLPEEGDEMMEPRSKEHASRWLGRSHEFILNISGNVRRKLANISRSDRSKTTDPKHHSSRDNSHAHMLSKRLSCPTSLANYMPKLSYLHRSHSSLPQTHEASTDFDKFMALMKSRSRKPIICKDTISYV from the exons ATGCAGGACGTCAAACTTGATGATTTCATTTGCCATCTTCGGAAAGAAATG ATAAGTATGAAGGAGGCGGGGGCATGCCTTCGAGATCAGATGCAGTGTATGATGCAGGCACTGCAGGACCTGAAGCAGATCCACAACATCAGCAGCCTGAGCCTGAAAGAGGAAGAACATCAGAGACAGCTGCCTCCCACCAGGGGGAGGACCTCCCAGAGCTTCACCTCTGACATCTCTGAGTCAGACACATATGACTCTGCCTGCTGTCTGGCGTCCCCCAGGAGCGAGGAGGAAGGCAGCTCTACAGTGTTTGCCTCGCACTCCAGTGAGCGAAGCTTGGAGTTTGACTCAGGCTATTCGGAGGCCTCTGGGCCCACATTGACCAAAGCTGCACGTGTTGGGAGTTCGCCATGCCTGAGAGAAAACAGAATCCCCCCAGTTGGTATTTTGAGAAATAAGATCGGCCTTGGGCCAAACAAGAAAATCAGACCAAAGTCAACCTCTGATGTCTATTCAGAACAGGCCTGTTGGAAGATATTTGATTATGCAGATCCCAATGACTGGACAGTGAATTTACTCTCCCAGAGTAGGAACAGACAGCCTCTAGTACTGGGGGACAATTGCTTTGCTGATCTGGTAGAAAACTGGATGGATCTACCAGAGGAGGGGGATGAGATGATGGAACCAAGGAGTAAGGAGCACGCAAGTAGGTGGTTGGGGAGGTCTCATGAATTCATCCTGAATATCTCTGGAAATGTCAGGCGCAAACTGGCCAACATCTCCAGGTCTGACAGATCAAAGACTACGGATCCCAAGCACCACAGCAGCAGAGACAACAGCCATGCGCACATGCTATCAAAAAGACTCTCTTGTCCGACAAGTTTGGCTAATTACATGCCAAAGCTGTCTTATCTCCATCGTTCTCACTCTAGCTTACCCCAGACGCATGAAGCCTCAACGGACTTTGATAAATTCATGGCTTTGATGAAAAGCAGAAGTAGGAAACCAATTATTTGCAAGGACACAATTAGTTATGTATAG